The following coding sequences lie in one Lysobacter capsici genomic window:
- a CDS encoding tetratricopeptide repeat protein, giving the protein MAAPVLACVIGLASTAGPAHAQSDRVQVVSAILADRPIDNATVSLQRADRPSLIATTDAQGRATLDPVLARDPQSRLVIGKAGYAELIVQCPCDVPAYALSPVMHNLDGMRVVLSWGDTPADLDAHLSYPGNHVYFERKSGRDASLDLDHSGQRGPETITVQRRHPGEAYTFAVHDFGHRDQADSRALARSQAQVFVYVGESLVRSYRVPQDRTGNLWTVFRVDGEGRFDDLNAISAVAVGAERIGDEIARVGGRGGDEPVGSEAGDAAVATNLRGEAAYRNGDLRGAVALYQQAIELDPAHALSYSNLGLAYVKLGRAAEAIWASRKAIALAKGAGAATIRAGAYYNIGKLYEEDGQYERAMSNYLAAKREKPDKTYDQALERVSGY; this is encoded by the coding sequence ATGGCCGCGCCCGTCCTCGCCTGTGTGATCGGCCTCGCCTCGACGGCCGGGCCGGCGCATGCGCAGAGCGACCGCGTGCAGGTGGTCAGCGCCATCCTCGCCGACCGCCCCATCGACAATGCGACGGTGAGCCTGCAACGCGCCGACCGACCCTCGCTGATCGCGACCACCGACGCGCAAGGCCGCGCCACGCTCGATCCGGTGCTGGCGCGCGACCCGCAATCGCGGCTGGTGATCGGCAAGGCCGGCTACGCCGAGCTGATCGTGCAATGCCCCTGCGATGTCCCGGCGTATGCGCTCAGCCCGGTGATGCACAACCTCGACGGCATGCGCGTGGTGCTCAGCTGGGGCGACACCCCGGCCGATCTGGACGCGCACCTGAGCTATCCGGGCAATCACGTCTATTTCGAACGCAAGAGCGGACGCGACGCCAGCCTGGACCTGGACCACAGCGGCCAGCGCGGCCCGGAAACCATCACCGTGCAGCGCCGCCATCCGGGCGAGGCCTACACCTTCGCGGTCCACGACTTCGGCCATCGCGACCAGGCCGACAGCCGCGCGCTCGCGCGCAGCCAGGCGCAGGTGTTCGTGTACGTCGGCGAATCGCTGGTGCGCAGCTACCGAGTGCCGCAGGATCGAACCGGCAATCTGTGGACGGTGTTCCGGGTCGATGGCGAAGGCCGCTTCGACGACCTCAATGCGATCAGCGCGGTCGCGGTCGGCGCCGAACGCATCGGCGACGAGATCGCGCGCGTCGGCGGCCGAGGCGGCGACGAGCCGGTCGGCAGCGAAGCCGGCGACGCCGCGGTCGCGACCAACCTGCGCGGCGAAGCGGCGTATCGCAACGGCGATCTGCGCGGCGCGGTGGCGCTGTACCAGCAGGCGATCGAACTCGATCCCGCGCATGCCTTGAGCTACAGCAATCTGGGCCTGGCCTACGTCAAGCTCGGCCGCGCCGCCGAAGCGATCTGGGCTTCGCGCAAGGCCATCGCCCTGGCCAAGGGCGCGGGCGCGGCGACCATCCGCGCCGGCGCGTACTACAACATCGGCAAACTGTACGAAGAAGACGGCCAGTACGAACGGGCCATGTCGAACTATCTGGCGGCCAAGCGCGAAAAGCCGGACAAGACCTACGATCAGGCATTGGAGCGTGTCAGTGGCTATTGA
- a CDS encoding monovalent cation:proton antiporter-2 (CPA2) family protein: MAAQAQGSELVNVVVLLAAGVIAVPVFKRIGLGSVLGYLAAGLAIGPFGLGLFADPQAILHVAELGVVMFLFIIGLEMRPSHLWSLRREIFGLGTAQIALCSAAMTGVGLLFGFPPVVAFIGAMGFVLTSTAIVMQILGERGDLALPRGQRIVSILLFEDLLIVPLLALVALMAPPDASGATHSRWLDIGIAMASLATLLAAGIWLLNPLFRVLAAAKAREVMTAAALLVVLGAALLMQIGGLSMAMGAFLAGVLLSESTFRHQLEADVEPFRGILLGLFFLSVGMSLNLTVVAANWPLIVGGVLALMVVKALCIYIVARLLKSCHTESLDRAVLMAQGGEFAFVLFSAAAAAQLIDAEINANLTAIVVLSMTLTPLAIIALRKLSPKIALSLEGVDEPNGLSGSVLLIGFGRFGQVVSQSLLARGVEVSIIDTDVEMIESAQTFGFKVYYGDGTRLDVLHASGADSAQLIAICIDDRAAATVTAQLIKHEFPQARLLARSFDREHALELVHAGVDLQVRETFESAMRFGEAALVELGVPVDEAAEVVADIRRRDAERFELELVGGVRAGTSLLYGNMQQTPLIAPKPRPSRQDHEEEHAPGISA; the protein is encoded by the coding sequence ATGGCAGCTCAAGCGCAGGGCAGCGAACTGGTCAATGTGGTGGTGCTGCTGGCGGCGGGCGTGATCGCGGTCCCGGTGTTCAAGCGGATCGGCCTGGGTTCGGTGCTCGGTTATCTGGCCGCGGGGCTGGCGATCGGGCCGTTCGGGCTGGGCTTGTTCGCCGACCCGCAGGCGATCTTGCACGTGGCCGAACTCGGCGTGGTGATGTTCTTGTTCATCATCGGCCTGGAGATGCGGCCCTCGCACCTGTGGAGCCTGCGCCGCGAGATCTTCGGCCTGGGCACCGCGCAGATCGCGCTGTGCTCGGCGGCGATGACCGGGGTCGGGCTGCTGTTCGGTTTTCCGCCGGTGGTGGCTTTCATCGGCGCGATGGGCTTCGTGCTCACCTCGACCGCGATCGTGATGCAGATCCTCGGCGAACGCGGCGACCTGGCCTTGCCGCGCGGGCAACGGATCGTCTCGATCCTGCTGTTCGAGGACCTGCTGATCGTGCCGCTGCTGGCGCTGGTCGCGCTGATGGCGCCGCCGGACGCGAGCGGCGCGACCCATTCGCGCTGGCTCGACATCGGTATCGCCATGGCCTCGCTGGCGACCTTGCTCGCGGCCGGCATCTGGCTGCTGAACCCGCTGTTCCGCGTGCTCGCCGCGGCCAAGGCGCGCGAGGTGATGACCGCGGCGGCGTTGCTGGTGGTGCTCGGCGCGGCGCTGCTGATGCAGATCGGCGGCCTGTCGATGGCGATGGGTGCGTTCCTGGCCGGCGTGCTGCTGTCGGAGTCGACCTTCCGCCATCAGCTCGAGGCCGATGTCGAACCCTTCCGCGGCATCCTGCTGGGCCTGTTCTTCCTCAGCGTGGGCATGTCGCTGAACCTGACCGTGGTCGCGGCGAACTGGCCGCTGATCGTCGGCGGCGTGCTGGCGCTGATGGTGGTCAAGGCGCTGTGCATCTACATCGTCGCGCGCCTGCTCAAGTCCTGCCACACCGAGTCGCTGGACCGCGCGGTGCTGATGGCGCAGGGCGGCGAATTCGCCTTCGTGCTGTTTTCCGCCGCCGCCGCGGCCCAATTGATCGACGCCGAGATCAACGCCAATTTGACCGCGATCGTGGTGCTGTCGATGACCTTGACCCCGCTGGCGATCATCGCCTTGCGCAAGCTGTCGCCGAAGATCGCGCTGTCGCTGGAAGGCGTGGACGAACCCAACGGGCTCAGCGGCAGCGTGCTGCTGATCGGCTTCGGCCGGTTCGGACAGGTGGTGTCGCAATCGTTGCTCGCGCGCGGGGTCGAGGTGTCGATCATCGATACCGACGTGGAGATGATCGAAAGCGCGCAGACCTTCGGTTTCAAGGTCTATTACGGCGACGGCACCCGGCTGGACGTGCTGCACGCCTCCGGCGCCGACAGCGCCCAGCTGATCGCGATCTGCATCGACGACCGCGCCGCGGCGACGGTCACCGCGCAGCTGATCAAGCACGAATTTCCGCAGGCGCGCTTGCTGGCGCGCAGCTTCGACCGCGAACACGCGCTGGAGCTGGTGCATGCCGGGGTCGACCTGCAGGTGCGCGAGACCTTCGAATCGGCGATGCGCTTCGGCGAAGCGGCGCTGGTCGAACTCGGCGTGCCGGTCGACGAAGCCGCCGAGGTGGTGGCCGACATCCGCCGCCGCGACGCGGAACGTTTCGAACTCGAACTGGTCGGCGGCGTGCGCGCGGGGACCTCGCTGTTGTACGGCAACATGCAGCAGACCCCGCTGATCGCGCCCAAGCCGCGGCCGTCGCGACAGGACCACGAGGAAGAACACGCGCCCGGCATTTCGGCTTGA
- a CDS encoding TolB family protein, with amino-acid sequence MNPTPPRPADPAVYWLASALLAATCATAYAMAYHRPAAHAPEPRRWAPPNISSDQYESSPTFTPDGREIYFMRSDRQFANWRLLHSRCEAGGWTTPDAPAFAASRPGLDADPFVTADGRRLYFVSARHDPKGEDLDIYLVERTRDGDWGAPQRLPEPVNSKASELLPRAMADGRLYFGSSRDGGHGSGDIYLATPQADGAWQVRNLDAPVSTAANEYEAEVSRDGRHLIAVIDRGDRSHLYRFERSGDRWLERDRIKARGEVFQVGPLLSPRGDRLLFAQADGERSGEFFVVDLTASPDKRWPPDCASATR; translated from the coding sequence GTGAACCCAACGCCGCCGCGTCCTGCCGACCCCGCCGTGTACTGGCTGGCCAGCGCGCTGCTCGCCGCGACCTGCGCGACCGCCTACGCCATGGCCTACCACCGGCCCGCGGCGCACGCGCCCGAGCCGCGGCGCTGGGCGCCGCCGAATATCAGCAGCGACCAGTACGAGTCCTCGCCGACCTTCACCCCCGACGGCCGCGAGATCTATTTCATGCGCAGCGACCGGCAATTCGCCAACTGGCGGCTGCTGCATTCGCGTTGCGAAGCCGGCGGCTGGACGACGCCGGACGCGCCGGCGTTCGCCGCCTCCAGGCCGGGCCTGGATGCCGACCCGTTCGTGACCGCCGACGGCCGCCGTCTGTATTTCGTATCCGCGCGCCACGACCCCAAGGGCGAAGACCTCGACATCTACCTCGTCGAACGCACGCGCGACGGCGATTGGGGCGCACCGCAACGCCTGCCCGAACCGGTCAATTCGAAGGCGTCCGAACTGCTGCCGCGCGCGATGGCCGACGGCCGCCTCTACTTCGGTTCCAGCCGCGACGGCGGCCACGGCTCCGGCGATATCTACCTGGCCACGCCGCAGGCCGATGGCGCCTGGCAAGTACGCAATCTCGACGCGCCGGTCAGCACCGCGGCGAACGAGTACGAAGCCGAGGTCTCGCGCGACGGCCGCCATCTGATCGCGGTGATCGACCGCGGCGACCGCTCGCATCTGTACCGTTTCGAGCGCAGCGGCGACCGGTGGCTCGAGCGCGATCGCATCAAGGCGCGCGGCGAGGTGTTCCAGGTCGGGCCGTTGTTGTCGCCGCGCGGCGACCGACTGTTGTTCGCACAGGCCGATGGCGAACGCTCCGGCGAATTCTTCGTGGTCGATCTGACGGCGTCGCCCGATAAACGCTGGCCGCCGGATTGCGCCAGCGCCACACGCTGA
- a CDS encoding CGNR zinc finger domain-containing protein — MQLESHAFKPADLVGGDPALDLVNTVTARDTQPRDWLDDYAGLLRWARQGEAFARGDLTALDALAAESPAKAAAALARCKSLREALCEALYALAHGRQPDDATLDSLDQARLSASRAARLISRDSRLQTQWSVERSGLDLIAHVITAYAIELLKDARLDRLRVCDGNDCGWVFIDTSKNGRRRWCDMATCGNVAKARRFQQRQRDD; from the coding sequence ATGCAGCTCGAATCCCATGCCTTCAAACCGGCCGACCTGGTTGGCGGCGATCCGGCCCTGGACCTGGTCAACACCGTCACCGCGCGCGACACCCAGCCGCGCGACTGGCTCGACGACTACGCCGGGCTGCTGCGCTGGGCGCGCCAGGGCGAGGCGTTCGCGCGCGGCGATCTCACCGCGCTGGACGCGCTCGCCGCCGAATCGCCGGCCAAGGCCGCCGCCGCGTTGGCGCGCTGCAAGAGCTTGCGCGAAGCGCTGTGCGAGGCCTTGTACGCCCTCGCCCACGGCCGGCAACCCGACGACGCGACGCTCGACAGCCTGGATCAGGCGCGGCTGTCCGCCTCGCGCGCCGCGCGGCTGATCTCGCGCGATTCGCGATTGCAGACGCAATGGTCGGTCGAACGCTCCGGCCTGGACCTGATCGCGCACGTCATCACCGCGTATGCGATCGAACTGCTCAAGGACGCGCGCCTGGACCGGCTGCGCGTGTGCGACGGCAACGATTGCGGCTGGGTGTTCATCGACACGTCCAAGAACGGCCGTCGGCGCTGGTGCGACATGGCCACCTGCGGCAACGTCGCCAAGGCGCGGCGGTTCCAGCAGCGCCAGCGCGACGACTAG
- a CDS encoding MBL fold metallo-hydrolase, producing MACLTLGLAACNRPEASSPAPVAAAPSASAASAPAAEPAAQPLHTQVYNPGKNGLFQVSSVLVTGAREAVLIDAQFGAAQARELVERIKASGKTLTTIYISHGDPDYYFGLDTLHDAFPQAKILATPPTVEHIRATQAAKLAYWRPKLGADAPKRIVVPEPLQGDRIELEGQPLQIVGLDGPTPDRSVVWIPSIRTVAGGVPVVAGEHLFMADTPTPQSHLDWLATLHKIEALKPEVVVPGHFAPGSAQTLDAVRFSADYIRAFDEEAAKAKDSTTLIAAMKRRYPGLEGELSLDISAKVAKQEMPWP from the coding sequence ATGGCTTGCCTGACCCTGGGGCTCGCCGCTTGCAATCGGCCTGAGGCGTCGTCGCCCGCGCCGGTCGCCGCCGCGCCGTCGGCGTCCGCCGCCAGCGCTCCGGCCGCCGAACCGGCCGCGCAGCCCTTGCACACGCAGGTCTACAACCCGGGCAAGAACGGCCTGTTCCAGGTCAGCTCGGTACTGGTCACCGGCGCGCGCGAGGCGGTGTTGATCGACGCGCAGTTTGGCGCGGCGCAGGCGCGCGAACTGGTCGAGCGGATCAAGGCGTCGGGCAAGACCCTCACCACCATCTACATCAGCCACGGCGACCCGGACTACTACTTCGGCCTGGACACGCTGCACGACGCCTTCCCGCAGGCGAAGATCCTGGCGACGCCGCCGACGGTCGAACACATTCGCGCGACCCAGGCGGCGAAACTCGCCTACTGGCGCCCCAAGCTCGGCGCCGACGCGCCCAAGCGCATCGTGGTCCCCGAGCCCTTGCAGGGCGACCGCATCGAACTGGAAGGACAGCCCTTGCAGATCGTCGGCCTCGACGGCCCGACGCCGGACCGCAGCGTGGTCTGGATTCCTTCGATCCGCACCGTGGCCGGCGGCGTGCCGGTGGTGGCCGGCGAACATCTGTTCATGGCCGATACGCCCACGCCGCAATCGCACCTGGATTGGCTGGCGACGTTGCACAAGATCGAAGCGCTCAAGCCCGAAGTCGTCGTGCCCGGCCACTTCGCGCCCGGTTCGGCGCAGACCCTGGACGCGGTGCGTTTCAGCGCCGACTACATCCGCGCGTTCGACGAAGAAGCGGCGAAGGCCAAGGATTCGACAACCTTGATCGCGGCGATGAAGCGGCGTTATCCGGGACTGGAAGGCGAGTTGTCCCTGGACATCAGCGCCAAGGTCGCCAAGCAGGAAATGCCCTGGCCGTAA
- a CDS encoding trypsin-like serine peptidase, with protein MIRKNALCLALVAGLSCFSIHASAKTANAEMDSAPVTETPLAGAMGAADFAISAKAAAPRLVSLGQPTSLDVSALKDRRVRQDKHGEPLEIGYARTIARSRIDLKTLNWLPLANGGSAARFEVSSAGAVALRAGLSLRGAGARSAVLHFAGNDGRVFEQSGADFAGNELGWSPVVAGDTATVEIVLPKGVSAKSLSLNIPQLSHLDVSPAASEKALQKAIGDSDACEKDIVCRVSPPSGFVSTAKSVARMTFTTGGGTYLCTGTLLNNNYSPKKRLFWTAAHCISTQTVANTLQTYWFYDATTCNGSVVNSAYTTLSGGAFLRHANTTRDTSLLELKTAPPSGAVYAGWSSAAIAATGTAIEGIHHPAGDVKKYSLGSVTGLSTSIDGKSPLYRVVWNTGVTEGGSSGSGLFTVTSSGGYQLRGGLYGGTSYCSAPRDPDYYSRFADIYSSVSSYFNP; from the coding sequence ATGATCCGCAAGAACGCACTTTGCCTGGCGCTCGTCGCCGGCCTGTCTTGTTTCTCGATCCACGCGTCCGCCAAGACCGCCAACGCCGAAATGGATTCCGCGCCGGTCACCGAAACCCCGTTGGCCGGCGCCATGGGCGCTGCCGATTTCGCGATCTCCGCCAAGGCCGCCGCGCCGCGCCTGGTCAGCCTGGGCCAGCCGACCAGCCTGGACGTGTCCGCGCTCAAGGACCGCCGGGTCCGCCAGGACAAGCACGGCGAACCGCTGGAGATCGGCTACGCGCGCACCATCGCGCGCAGCCGGATCGACCTGAAGACCTTGAACTGGCTGCCGCTGGCCAACGGCGGCAGCGCCGCGCGCTTCGAAGTGTCTTCGGCCGGCGCGGTGGCGCTGCGCGCGGGCCTGTCGTTGCGCGGCGCCGGCGCCAGGTCGGCGGTGCTGCATTTCGCCGGCAACGACGGCCGCGTGTTCGAACAAAGCGGCGCGGACTTCGCCGGCAACGAACTGGGCTGGTCACCGGTGGTCGCCGGCGACACCGCCACGGTCGAAATCGTCCTGCCCAAGGGCGTGAGCGCGAAGTCGCTGTCGCTCAACATCCCGCAGTTGTCGCACCTGGACGTCAGCCCGGCGGCCAGCGAGAAGGCGTTGCAGAAGGCCATCGGCGACAGCGATGCGTGCGAGAAGGACATCGTGTGCCGGGTCAGCCCGCCGTCGGGTTTCGTGTCGACGGCCAAGTCGGTCGCGCGCATGACCTTCACCACCGGCGGCGGCACCTACCTGTGCACCGGCACCTTGCTCAACAACAACTACTCGCCGAAGAAGCGCCTGTTCTGGACCGCCGCGCATTGCATCAGCACCCAGACTGTCGCCAACACCCTGCAGACGTACTGGTTCTACGACGCCACCACCTGCAACGGCTCGGTGGTGAATTCGGCCTACACCACGCTCAGCGGCGGCGCGTTCCTGCGTCACGCCAACACCACCCGCGACACCTCGCTGCTCGAACTCAAGACCGCGCCGCCGTCGGGCGCGGTGTATGCGGGTTGGTCGAGCGCGGCGATCGCCGCCACCGGCACCGCGATCGAAGGCATCCACCACCCGGCCGGCGACGTGAAGAAGTACTCGCTGGGTTCGGTGACCGGCCTGTCGACCTCGATCGACGGCAAGTCGCCGCTGTACCGCGTGGTCTGGAACACCGGCGTGACCGAAGGCGGCTCCTCGGGTTCGGGCCTGTTCACCGTGACCAGCAGCGGCGGCTATCAGCTGCGCGGCGGCCTGTACGGCGGCACCTCGTACTGCAGCGCGCCGCGCGATCCGGATTACTACTCGCGCTTCGCCGACATCTATTCGAGCGTGTCGAGCTATTTCAATCCCTGA
- the rnr gene encoding ribonuclease R, with translation MTKKTKNTKTGKPGSSKTSSTTGAGPGPSKKSGAKPPAARPPWLPDNLQHGASKTPRKKAASGPASFLPQVPGPAVKGPATKAPPFHDPYADREASRYEQPIASRELILQALAAADGPMSAETLAEQLKLSEPDRADALGKRLGAMIRDGQLIRNRKGDFAPAAQMDLIPGVVIANPDGFGFLRPESGVGDDLFLPPYEMRKAMHGDRVLVSVTGMDRRGRREGAIVEVLERRLNRLIGRFTVEQGISYVVPDDRRIQRNVQIPPDARMDAQNGQLVVCELVQAPDHKRPPIGRVLAVLGDKLTASLAVQAAIHGHEIPDVFPQETLDEAAAVPLTVPESVAAQRVDLRKLPLVTIDGEDAKDFDDAVYCESNRDGFRLVVAIADVSHYVRPGTPLDDEAQKRATSVYFPGFVVPMLPETLSNGICSLNPKVDRLCFVCDMQIDREGQVSESKFYEAVMNSHARLTYTTVWNAVGDVPEELKSEAHAQIGSLLPNIERLHQLFHVLLKARQKRGAIEFESSEVRFVLGSNGEVTQAGMLQRNDAHKLIEECMIAANVEAAKFLIAQEVPAPYRIHDRPPEQKYADLQEFLKEFKLRMPAWNQVEPRDFTALLKKIRERPDAALIESVLLRSQSLAVYAPENVGHFGLALHAYAHFTSPIRRYPDLLVHRAIKHALSGAKPSAYGYSPRQMAALALQCSERERRADEAEREVDERYRAAWMEQHVGGEFEGTISGVTSFGLFIELDESKVNGLVHVTQLPHDYYHFDPIRKTLKGERTGREFRLGDRVAIVVLKASVEDRKIDFRLVEERGAKPLPPRGQPAKRAKQKY, from the coding sequence ATGACCAAAAAAACGAAGAATACGAAGACCGGTAAGCCCGGCAGCAGCAAGACCTCATCCACCACCGGTGCCGGCCCCGGTCCCAGCAAGAAAAGCGGCGCGAAGCCGCCCGCGGCGCGACCGCCCTGGTTGCCCGACAACCTCCAGCACGGCGCCAGCAAGACCCCGCGCAAGAAGGCCGCGTCCGGCCCCGCCAGCTTCCTCCCGCAGGTTCCCGGCCCCGCCGTCAAAGGGCCCGCGACCAAAGCGCCCCCTTTCCACGATCCTTACGCCGACCGCGAAGCCTCGCGCTACGAGCAGCCGATCGCCAGCCGCGAACTGATCCTGCAGGCCCTGGCCGCGGCCGACGGCCCGATGTCGGCCGAGACCCTGGCCGAACAGCTCAAACTCAGCGAGCCCGACCGCGCCGACGCGCTGGGCAAGCGCCTGGGCGCGATGATCCGCGACGGCCAGCTGATCCGTAACCGCAAGGGCGATTTCGCTCCCGCCGCGCAGATGGACCTGATCCCCGGCGTGGTGATCGCCAACCCCGACGGCTTCGGCTTCCTGCGCCCGGAAAGCGGCGTGGGCGACGATCTGTTCCTGCCGCCGTACGAAATGCGCAAGGCCATGCATGGCGACCGCGTGCTGGTCAGCGTCACCGGCATGGACCGCCGCGGCCGCCGCGAAGGCGCGATCGTGGAAGTGCTCGAACGCCGGCTCAATCGTTTGATCGGCCGCTTCACGGTCGAGCAGGGCATCAGCTATGTGGTGCCCGACGATCGCCGTATCCAGCGCAACGTGCAGATCCCGCCGGACGCGCGCATGGACGCCCAGAACGGCCAGTTGGTCGTGTGCGAACTAGTCCAGGCGCCCGATCACAAGCGTCCGCCGATCGGCCGCGTGCTCGCGGTGCTCGGCGACAAGCTCACCGCCTCGCTGGCGGTGCAGGCCGCGATCCACGGCCACGAAATTCCCGACGTGTTCCCGCAGGAAACCCTCGACGAAGCCGCCGCGGTGCCGCTGACCGTGCCCGAGTCGGTGGCCGCGCAACGCGTCGACCTGCGCAAGCTGCCGCTGGTCACCATCGATGGCGAGGACGCGAAGGACTTCGACGACGCGGTGTACTGCGAAAGCAACCGCGACGGCTTCCGCCTGGTGGTCGCGATCGCCGACGTGTCGCATTACGTCCGCCCGGGCACGCCGCTGGACGACGAGGCGCAAAAGCGCGCCACCTCGGTGTACTTCCCCGGCTTCGTCGTGCCGATGCTGCCGGAGACCTTGTCCAACGGCATCTGTTCGTTGAACCCGAAGGTCGACCGCCTGTGTTTCGTCTGCGACATGCAGATCGATCGCGAGGGCCAGGTCAGCGAGTCGAAGTTCTACGAAGCGGTGATGAACTCGCATGCGCGCCTGACCTACACCACGGTGTGGAACGCGGTCGGCGACGTGCCCGAAGAATTGAAGAGCGAGGCGCACGCGCAGATCGGCTCGCTGCTGCCCAACATCGAGCGCCTGCACCAGTTGTTCCACGTGCTGCTGAAGGCGCGGCAAAAGCGCGGCGCGATCGAATTCGAATCCAGCGAAGTGCGCTTCGTGCTCGGCAGCAACGGCGAAGTGACCCAGGCCGGCATGCTCCAGCGCAACGACGCGCACAAGCTGATCGAGGAATGCATGATCGCGGCCAATGTCGAGGCCGCGAAGTTCCTGATCGCGCAGGAAGTGCCGGCGCCGTACCGCATCCACGACCGGCCGCCGGAACAGAAGTACGCCGATCTGCAGGAGTTCCTCAAGGAATTCAAGCTGCGCATGCCGGCCTGGAACCAGGTCGAGCCGCGCGATTTCACCGCGCTGCTGAAGAAGATCCGCGAGCGTCCGGATGCGGCGCTGATCGAATCGGTGCTGCTGCGCAGCCAGAGCCTGGCGGTGTACGCGCCGGAGAACGTGGGTCACTTCGGTCTGGCGCTGCACGCCTACGCCCACTTCACCTCGCCGATCCGGCGTTATCCCGACTTGCTGGTGCATCGCGCGATCAAGCACGCGCTCAGCGGCGCCAAGCCGAGCGCCTACGGTTATTCGCCCCGGCAGATGGCCGCGCTGGCGTTGCAATGTTCCGAACGCGAGCGTCGCGCCGACGAGGCCGAGCGCGAGGTCGACGAGCGCTACCGCGCGGCGTGGATGGAGCAGCATGTCGGCGGCGAGTTCGAAGGCACCATCAGCGGCGTGACCAGCTTCGGCCTGTTCATCGAACTCGACGAATCCAAGGTCAACGGCCTGGTCCACGTGACTCAGTTGCCGCACGACTACTACCACTTCGATCCGATCCGCAAGACGCTCAAGGGCGAACGCACCGGCCGCGAATTCCGGCTCGGCGACCGGGTCGCGATCGTGGTGCTCAAGGCCAGCGTGGAAGACCGCAAGATCGACTTCCGCCTGGTCGAGGAGCGCGGCGCCAAGCCGTTGCCGCCGCGCGGGCAGCCGGCGAAGCGGGCCAAACAGAAGTATTGA
- the rlmB gene encoding 23S rRNA (guanosine(2251)-2'-O)-methyltransferase RlmB, translated as MSQKQWIAGINAVAASIEHDASNVREVLIEAGAKNPRLTEIETAARRADIDVRRVASTALEGVVGNLRHQGVVARYAAAKTWNENELEGLVEAAEGKALILILDGVQDPHNLGACLRSAAAANATAVIIPKDKSVQVNATVRKTSAGAADSIPVIPVTNLARAMRDLQQLGVWIYGLAGEADASLYSIDLKGNVALVLGGEADGLRRLTRENCDQLVKIPMPGGNAAGGVESLNVSVASGVTLFEAVRQRGAGAA; from the coding sequence ATGAGCCAGAAACAATGGATCGCCGGCATCAACGCCGTCGCCGCTTCGATCGAACACGATGCGTCCAACGTGCGCGAGGTGCTGATCGAGGCCGGCGCCAAGAACCCGCGTCTGACCGAGATCGAAACCGCCGCGCGCCGCGCCGATATCGACGTGCGACGGGTCGCGAGCACTGCGCTCGAGGGCGTGGTCGGCAACCTGCGCCATCAAGGCGTGGTCGCGCGCTACGCCGCGGCCAAGACCTGGAACGAGAACGAACTCGAAGGGCTGGTCGAAGCCGCCGAAGGCAAGGCGCTGATCCTGATCCTCGATGGCGTGCAGGACCCGCACAACCTCGGCGCCTGCCTGCGCAGCGCGGCGGCGGCCAACGCGACCGCGGTGATCATCCCGAAGGACAAGTCGGTGCAGGTCAACGCGACCGTGCGCAAGACCTCGGCCGGCGCGGCCGACAGCATCCCGGTGATCCCGGTGACCAACCTGGCCCGCGCCATGCGCGACCTGCAACAGCTGGGCGTGTGGATCTACGGCCTGGCAGGCGAAGCCGATGCGTCGTTGTATTCGATCGACCTCAAAGGCAACGTAGCCCTGGTCCTCGGCGGCGAAGCCGACGGCCTGCGCCGCCTGACCCGCGAAAACTGCGACCAGTTGGTCAAGATCCCGATGCCCGGCGGCAACGCGGCCGGCGGCGTGGAAAGCCTCAACGTGTCGGTCGCCTCGGGCGTGACCTTGTTCGAAGCGGTACGCCAGCGCGGTGCGGGCGCGGCCTGA
- a CDS encoding DUF3592 domain-containing protein — MLLGAIAIAVVQQRFRMHALHAQGVVVDHSYSRSDDSSSSGSGGTYCPVVHFTDADGQQIEFIGGVCSRPRAENVGDTVAVLYRKGDPHDARIDSFLTRWFAAMIVGAIGGVFLMIGLALVVPGLRRRHIAAELRATGVAIQADVVEVARDTSFKINGRSPWRIHAQWRDPDSGKIHLFRSDMLWFDPSDYLGERISVLIRPGQPKRYWIDTRFLPELA, encoded by the coding sequence ATGCTGCTCGGCGCGATCGCGATCGCGGTGGTGCAGCAGCGGTTCCGGATGCATGCGCTGCATGCGCAGGGCGTGGTGGTGGATCACAGCTACAGCCGCTCCGACGATTCGAGTAGCTCCGGCAGCGGCGGCACCTATTGCCCGGTGGTGCATTTCACCGATGCCGACGGGCAACAGATCGAATTCATCGGTGGCGTGTGTTCGCGGCCCCGCGCCGAGAATGTCGGCGACACGGTGGCGGTGCTGTATCGCAAGGGCGATCCGCACGACGCCAGGATCGATTCGTTCCTGACCCGATGGTTCGCGGCGATGATCGTGGGCGCGATCGGCGGCGTGTTTCTCATGATCGGTCTGGCGTTGGTCGTGCCGGGCCTGCGTCGGCGCCATATCGCGGCCGAACTGCGCGCGACCGGCGTCGCGATACAGGCCGACGTGGTCGAGGTGGCGCGCGATACCTCGTTCAAGATAAACGGCCGCTCGCCGTGGCGAATCCACGCGCAATGGCGCGATCCGGACAGTGGCAAGATCCACCTGTTCCGCAGCGACATGCTCTGGTTCGACCCGAGCGATTATCTCGGCGAACGCATCAGCGTATTGATCCGGCCCGGCCAGCCCAAGCGCTACTGGATCGACACGCGTTTCCTGCCCGAACTGGCGTAA